In Neomicrococcus aestuarii, the genomic window ATCGACCTCGCCCTCGCTGCCTACAACGCCGGCATCGGCAACGTCCAAGCAGCCGGCGGAATCCCGCCCTTCCCTGAAACCATCGCCTACGTCAAGCGCATCAATGCCAGCGCTCAACTCGACTACTCCGCAGACTGCACGCCACTGGGCGGCTCCACCATTGGGGAACTCGGCTCAGGACAATGGACTCATCCACTTTCAGGCGCGCAGCTCACGAGCACTTTCGGGTTCCGGGGCTGCATCGGAGGACTCTCCTGTATTGGCGACATCGCCAACCATCGCGGAGTTGATTTCTCCACCGGCGGCGGAGGAACCGTCGTCGCGCCCGCAGATATGCGCATCACCGTTGCCGAAGCAGGCCAAGGATGGAAATCCGGATACGGCACCTACATCATCGGCCGACAAACCGAAGAACCCGGTTTGATCTTCGAATTCCATCACTGTGTCGACGGCTCTCTCAAAGTCGCACCTGGTGACACCGTTGCAGTAGGCACTCCCCTCTGCGTGGAAGGCAACACCGGAAACTCAGCCGGCGCTCACCTGCACTTCCAAATCGGTGACCCCAAAGCCAGCGACACCGAACCGACCCGACTGAACGCCATCGACCCACTACCGATCCTTCGCCAGAAAGGAATCATCCAGTAATGCGTCGCAACCTCATCATCGCCGTACTCAGCCTCGCAGTCATCGCGCTGCTCGTTACTGTTGGCATCAAACTCTTCACCCCGCGCGCGACTACGGAAGCCACCACGCTGCCAACTATTAGCCCCACCCAGGCTGCAACCCAAGCACCCACCAGCAGCGCAGCAGAACCAACAAGCCCCACCAGTAAAGAACAAGCCGCGCTCCACGCGGCCACCGTCATGAGCACCTGGACTCCAGCCACGGACTTCAACCGCACCGCATCAGAACTACGTGCACGAGATCTCATGACACCGGCCCGGGCCAAGAAAGTCCTAGCCCCTGTCCGCCCCGCAACCGGAGAGCAATGGCTCACCGCGGCAGCTGCAAACGCCACTTCAGTACCCACAGCGACCCTGAACCGCGCAACCGAGAAGAACCTCACCTCCGTCACCGTGACCTGGATCTGGAAAACCAAAGACGGAAAAGTCCTTGACCTGCCCGCCGAACAACGCACCTACTTCTTCCAACTCACCGAAACCACGCCCCACAAAATCACGGACTATGACTATGAATAGCCACGTCAGCGTTAAAAACCACCAAACCTTAGACAATCGGTTAAAGGTTGCGACACGCCCCACCAACTCCCCCCACACCCTTTTGTATTTAGATACATTCACGGGTATGACAACGACGGCACAGAAACTCCCGCGAGGCACTCGCAGAGATTCCATGTCCATGGGATTACTGGTCGAGCGCGCAAACAAAGAAAAATTTGCTGAGATCGCTCGCAACTGTGGCATGACCGCGAGTGGCTTCTTCGACTACCTCGTCGAGCACATGCCGCTCGACGAAAACGGCCGTCCTGTCTTCATTGACTTGGCCGAAGATGGGAGGCTTCCTCTGGACGCCGCTTAACGAGTAAGGCCCCACATTTTTCAGTGGGGCCCGAAGCTCAATATAGATCCCTGATCTGCCGAATAGTTTGGCGACTGGAAGCAGATCAGTTCATAGATTCCGACCTCACGGCCGGTCCCTCTTACGTACCTCGAAAGGAGGTTCGTGCTTTTGAGTATACCCAAAAGCGCTGTACATGGAACACCCACACTCGGTGTGGCGTGGCTGTTAACCCAGTACATGAGCCCGCGCGATCGTGTTCGTATCGCGTCCACGGACCCCACCGGGGCTGTTCTTAACGAATACGCGAGCACCTATGCGTGCGCTGCAGAACCGCCTCCGACGGTTTGGGCTGTGAACCTCGCAGACGACGACGGACTCTTCCGCCTGATCGCGTTCGATTTCGACGCAGGCCAAGACCCAGCACGTGCAGCACACGACGCAGACGGGCTCTCAGAACGGCTCGAACGCCTCGGCATCGAACACGTTCTCTGCGCTTCCGGACCATCCGGTGGCCGCCATATTTGGCTCAGCCTCGCCGAGCCAGCCACCCCTGATCTGGTCAAAGCGCTCTCCATCGCTGTAAAGCGCGCCTACCCCAGCCTTGACCGCACCCCACTAACTAACCCAGCAACGGGCTGCTGTCGCCCACCCGGAGCACCACACCGCAACGGTGGGGTCTCTACCGTGATTCGTGGCCACGAATGGGACCTCGCTTCCCCGTGGGTTACAGTCTCTCAACTTCTTGAGCTCACCGAAGAGCTCAACCGCGAACACCCCGCCCCCGGAGTCACGCAGATTCGTGCTGAAGCTGGCCCCTTGCCCGTTGATGCGCAAGGACACCTCTACCTGCCCGGCCCACGCCGAGCTCTCCCCACTGGCAGCCAGGAAGCCCTTAACACCCGGATTGAGGCAACACAGGATGCTTCCACGATCCTGTGGACCGTCCTCATCGGTGCAGCTGCCGCTCGCTGGCACTACAACGACGTCCTACAACACCTACGCACCGCGCCAGGACTCGAACACGCACGGACCCTGCGCGGCCACACCGCGCACAGCGCACGACGTCAACGCCCCCGCCACGGATCTCAATCCCCCGAAGCAATCCTCGCCGCCGAATGGCGCCGGGCAGTCACCCACGTAGCCACCACGCCACGGCAAGCCGGCGAAGACCCCACCTTCGAACCCCGCGCCCAACACATTGCCGAACTCGTAGAAACCATCCAAGATCGTGCAACCGCCAGCCCCGGCCGGTGGAACACCGGCGGAGGCCCTGCAGACCGCCGCGTCCTCGACGCGCTCTGCCTCCTGGCACTCCAAGCCGTTCAACCCATCATCGAAGCAGACATCCGCCGCCTCGCACTGATCACAGGCATCGGCCGAGAAACAGCACGCACCAGCCTCATCCGCCTCTCCCAAGACGGCTGGATCACCCGCACCGAAGAAGCCAGCGGACCCCACGGCGCAAGCTGGACCATCGACCCCCAGGACACTATCCACAACCAGCCAGACCATACTCGGCCACAAGCGGTCACACGCGCCGAAGGCGCTGGGGCCGCACACCGTAACCTCCTCCTCACAGAGCTCACCGACAAACTCCACGCCAGCAACCACGACGCCTTCACAGGCAACGGCAGCCTGAGCTTGCACCTCGGTAACGTCTACGCCCTCGTTGCAGAAGAACGAACCCTCCCCCAGCTCACACGCCTCACAGGACAAACAACCTTAGAAACCCTCAAAAACCTCTCAGAGCTCCAGTCAGTCCAGCTCATCAAACGCACCATCAACGGATGGACCCAGACCTCTTCCAGGAACCTCGACCAGCTCGCACGCAACCGAGGCACAGCCGGCCGACTCAACGAGCGAGCCAAAACCTACCTCGCAGAACGAATCCTCTGGGCTTGGTGGCAACAAGAACACCAATGGATGACCACACCCGGCACCAAATCACGCAGAACCCCACTCGGACAAACCACCCTGGCACTCGGCCCGATACTGGATGCATACCCGATCTACCCACGCTCAGCACGCCACCGAGCAGACCACCACGCAGCACGCCAAGCACTCAAAGCCGGCGCACTCCAACACCTCATCCCAACAGCCGCCTAATATCCCACTCCCCTAGTCGACCACACACCCACAACAACATTCAGACTCTGTTAGTAACAGACTCTGTTAGTCTGTTACTAACAGAGTTACAGACTTCAACGGATGATTCTGAACTTCCAGAACCGCAGAAATTCAACCGTTTTCAAACTCCGACTAACAGACTCTGTTAGTACGTAACTCTGTTAGTCTGTTACTAACAGAGTTAAAGAGTGGATACTCTCGAGAGGACACAGCATGCCAACAGGACTCGAACGCGTGATCGCGGTCGTCAACGGAAAGGGCGGCGTTGGTAAAACAACCATCACCGCCAACCTCGGAGGCATGCTCGCCGCCAGCGGCTACAAAGTCCTCCTCATCGACATGGACCCCCAGGGCAACCTCGCCGAAGAACTTGGCTACACCAACGAGGAAATCAACGACGACGGACTCGGCCTCGCCCAAACCCTCGTCTTCGGTGCCGAACCCTCACGCGCAACTGCCGTCCGCGAGAACCTCGACGTCCTGATCGGCGGCTCACACCTAGACATGGCAGCCGCCGGCCTCACCACGAAAACCAACAAAGACCCCGACGGTGCTAAAAGATCACTCTCGACACCGCTGCAGAGCATCGCGCACGAATACGACATGATCATCATCGACTGCCCACCAGGACAGGAGACGCTGCAACAAGCAGCGCTCACCGCATCCCGCTGGGCGCTCATCCCGGTAAAAACCGATGCGTCATCCCGCAAAGGACTACGTGACGTTGCACGCCGGCTCGAAGCAGTCATTCCCATCAACCCGGACATTGACCTTCTCGGGATCGTCCTCTTCGGCGTCAACCGATCCGCTAAACGCGTCTCCGAAACCGCACGCGAAGGAATCAAAGCCGAGCTCGGGGACGAAGCGCCCATCTTCGAAACCACCATCCGTCACGCGGAAGCAGCCGCCCAGGAAAGCCGCGAACGAGGCCTACTGGCCTTCGAACTCGAAGAAGCCGTCCTTGCCGCACCTAAGTGGTACGAAGTCCTTCGAGGCTCCGCCAATGACAGCGCCGGGCCGCGATCAAAAAGCGCCGTCGGAGTCGCCAGCGACTTCCAAGCACTCGGCGAAGAAATCATTCAACGCATCGTTGAAACCGAAAACCAGACCACCAACACCACGGCAGCAGGGGAGTAGCCATGACAGAGAACAAGCCTTCACGCGGACTCACCAAAAAGCTTGGACATGTGGCATCGGAATCAAGGAAACCATCGGGTGACCTCGGCATTCTCTTCGCTAAAAATCGAAGCGAGAACGCACCAGCCCCGCAAGAAACACCACAGCCGGCGGCAATTCCAAAAGCTTCCGAACGTACACCAGGAGTAACAGACTCTGTTAGTAACAGACTAACAGAGTCTGTTACTAACAGAGTTCCGAAGTACCGCCAGCTCAAGCGTCGAGAAGCACGCATCCATGAAGAACAAGCCGACGAACTCACTCTCATGGCACGCCAGCTCAACATGCAGCGTAAACGCCCCGATGGAACCACAGTGGGGGAGCGCATCACCGACAACACCCTCATCCGCGTTGCCATTGACCTACTGCTCAAGCACCGCGAAGAACTCCACGGAACCAGTGAACAAGAACTAGCGATCAGCCTCGGACTGACGCCACGCGAAGTCCCCAGCCAGGAGAAATAATCCTGGAAACAGTTCGAGTGGGGTGCTCACGCCATAGCGTGAGCACCCCACCCTTTGTGTTCCCCGCGGAGCTTGCTTGAGCGTTGCCCCCTGCACACATTGTGGACGGCCTGAGATTTATTGGGGTCTCCAGCCGACCACAATGTGCACAGCGGGACCCATGTCGACCGGCCGCACACACCCCACACCCTCACCACGAGCAGGCACACTTACGGACAAGAGCGCGGGGCATGCACGGACCTCTGACGAATTAGCCGGGGGAGGAAATCCTAGGCTTTAGACGGGGGTGATTGAAGACGTCACGGCCCGGAAAGAGCCGCTGTAGAGATTCGGGGAAATGTACCGGCAGTACTGCAAGTGCGTGACCATTTTGCCCTGCCGCCGCACCTCAGCAACCTTCGCCAGCAACGCCGAGTTGCACATGGACTGAGTTGTTCTCTGAATAATCCAATACGTAACGGTCGTAGCGGACGCCTGAGTGCCAGCGGCAAACAGTCCTCCAAAAACAAGCATGAGAGCTAGAAAAACACCCGTGAACTTCGATCTAACAACAGACATCACACACACCCCTTTTAATCCAACGATTGATTAAAAGGGGGCTCTACGGCAGGTCAATCTGGTGCACAAGAGCTTTCCCAAATTATTACACCGTAAGCAACAATTTCCGTTCGAGATGCATCCAGTGGCCGTTCCGGCTGAGGAAGAACGGATCGACTAACGCATTGCCGTCTAGAGCTAGTTACGTGAAAGCTAACAGACTTATTGGGCGTCCATTGCATGGACGACTGTTAGTGGGCTTACAGCCCACCGGGACCACCTGCGGTGGTCCCTTTCTTTTCATTTTTTGCTGCTGTCCTTCGGAGTTTACGGGCCGCCTCCAATCTCACAAGCCACTGCACACCCTTGCGGGTGTTCCGGGCGAGCTCGCTACGAAAATTTTGGACGCGGTCACTGCGCTCCCTTATTTCGCCCAAAATTTTCTCCGCTCCCACCCCTGACGGGTTGCTGAGCTTTCCGGTCGACCCCGCTCCATTTCATTTCGCCAGCAGGCAAAAAACAACTGTGAGTCTTGCAGTGGCTGGTCTGGGACTAGCTGGCAGTGTTGATGCCGGTCGTTCTGCCTGGAGCGTGACTCGAAAAAACAATTGCCCCTTGAGGGTGCGTTTCCCCCGACTTGTCCGCGCTGGGTGGAGCGGCCGGCGTTGACCTGTCCCACGACGGTGGCTTGATTAGAAGCTTGTCCAGCCCTTCGGGGTTGTGGCTCATCACAGTATTGCCTCGAAGTGACTCCTCCCAGGTCAGTGCCGGTCGCGATGCGGCCAGTCTTGCCCGTTCGAAAAGGAAGGAGGGTGGCCGCGTTGACTATCGTTGCGCAGACCCGCCCATTCGTCATTGGCGTGGACTGCCACGCCCGCACCCACACCTACGCCATCATTGACGCCAGTACCAGGCGACAGGTCGCGTGCGAGCAGTTCCCGACCACCTCGGCAGGGATTGCCCGGGCACTTGCGTGGGTAGGCCGCCGGTCAGACGGTGATATGTCCTGTCTATGGGCCGTTGAGGGTATCGGCTCCTACGGGGCGCGCCTGGCCCGGGCAGTAACCGACGCCGGCTACGATGTCGCCGAAGCTCCACGGATGAACGCCCGGGGGCGCCGGGGGATTGGCAAATCCGACCCGCTGGACGCCGCCGCTATCGGAACCGCAGTTTTGGCGTTGGAGGAGTCCCAGCTGCGAGCCCCGCGCCGGGCTGAAGGAACCCGTGCCGGACTCAGGATCCTGAGCGCAGCACGGGATCAGCTGACCCGGGAACGAACAGTGAATGTCAATGCACTCATCGCCCTCCTCCGGGCACATGACCTTGGAATCGACGCCCGTAAACCGCTCGTTCCCGCCCAGATCGCCACGATCACTAGGTGTACTGACCGGACACGTTGGTCAATCGTGAGAAGGGCGGCTGGTTGCTGCAGGCTGTGTGGGGCCGGTGATGGTTGTAGTAGTGCAGCCAGCCGTCGAGTTCGCCGCGACGCTCCGTCTCGGAGGTGTAGCAGCGGGCGTAGGCCCAGCCGTCGGCCAGGGTGCGGTGGAAGCGCTCGATCTTGCCGTTGGTCTGCGGGCGATACGGCCTGGTCCGTTTGTGCCTGATTCCCAGCTCGGCGCAGGTGTCGCGCCACAGGTGTGAGCGATAGGCGCCACCGTTGTCCGACAGGACCCGCTCGACGGTCACCCCGCGGGCGTTGAACCACTTGACGGCCCTGGCCAGGACCGCTGTGGCGGTGTGGGCTGTTTCGTCGTCGTGGATCTCGGCGTAGGCGACGCGGGAGTGGTCGTCGATGACGGTGTGGACGTAGGCCTTGCCCATCAACGGGTCGTAGTGCTTGTTCTTGGGCTTGTCGGGTGTGGCTGCGCGGTTCTTCTCGCCTTGTCGTCGGCCGACGTAGCGCCAGCCTCCGCCGTCTGGGATGTTGCCGAGCTTCTTCACGTCGACGTGCAGCATCGCCCCGGGGTGGTCGTGCTCGTAGCGACGAACAGGCTCTCCAGTGGCACGGTCGACGTGCGACAGGCGGTTCAAGTGGACGTCGACCAAGATCCGGTGGACTGTCGACGGAGCAACGCCAATCCGGTATGCCAACTGAACCGGACCTTCCCGCAGACGCAGCCGGAGCTGGATACAGCGCTTCGCAGTCGTGGGGCTGGTCTTGTTCGGGGAGCGGTGAGGCCGTGAGCTGCGGTCCTGCATGGACTGACCGGCCCGGTAGCGGTCAGCCCAGCGCTTCACGGTGGGCCAGGAGACCTGGAACCGGGCAGCGACCTCGCTGATCGGCCATCCGTGGTCAACAACCAGCTGGGCAACCTTGAGGCGGTGACGCGGAGTGAGGGCGGCATTGGCGTGGGACATGGTGGTCTTCCTGGTGACGAGCGGGTGGAGACAGTGATGGGGCTGCACCCTGTGGTGCAGCCCCATCGATTCGGTATGTCAGTTGCCGTCCGTGTCCTCGCTGTTCGGCGCTGAAGAGGCAGCCGTCTCGGTGGGTGTTCCCTGCTCGCTCTGGGGCTGGTCGTCATCGTCGGGCACGATCTGGGCCCCGCAGCAACTGCTGTCCTGCTTGCGTGCGGTGAAGAGGTCCTTGAGTCCCATGGTTGCTTGTTCTCCTCGTGTGGTTGGGAATGTGGTGGTTGGGTCAGGCGATCAGTGGGATGAGGTAGCCGGCGGCGATGGCCGTGCCGATGACAGTGACCACGAAAGTGACGACCAGTCGGGGCTTGAACAAGGTGGTGAGCATCGAGATCTCGGGGATCGAGGCTCCGGCGCCGCCGATCATCAGCGCGAACACTGCACCTAGCCCCATGCCGGTCGAGCTGAGGGCCAAGCCGATGGGCAGCATCGTCTCGATACGCACGTAAAGCGGAACGCCAAGCACGGCGGCCAACGGCACGGCCCACGGTTTGTCGTCGCCAGCGACCGCGGCGAGTTGGTCCTGAGGCACGAAACCGTAGATAAATGCACCGACCGAGACACCCAGCACCATCGGGACGAGCAGCGGTCTCAGATCGGCCCAGGCCTCGCCGAGTGCGGGCCGGATCTCGTTGCGCAGGCCTGCCCAGGGGTGGGGGGTGCTGTCGTCGCCGACGACCTTGACTCGCTTGAGCTGGCTGGCCATGCCGAGTCGTTCCCATACTAGGGGGGCGAGCAGGGACCATGCGGCGGTGACCACCGTGTAGACCAACGCGATACGCCAGTCGAACAGCAGCACCACCCCGGCCACGATGATGGGATCCAGCAGCGGTGACGAGATCAGGAAGGTCATCGACGTCCGGAACGCCACCCCCGACTTCAACATCCCAGCCAGCACCGGCAGCGTCGAACAGGAACAGAACGGCGTGATCGCCCCCAGCAGTAGCCCCTTGAGCGGGCCGGGAAGGCGCCCATCGGCCATCCAGCTCTGGATCCGATCCGGCCCGAACCGCCGGTTCACCAGCGCAACGAGCACCGAGATCAGCGAGAACAGGACGAGCAACTCGACCAGGATCAACCCGAAGGTCTGTACCGCATGAATCACCGCGCAGCACCCTCAGTCGATGCCTGACCCTCCCCTGCTGGGGCAGTGCAGCACGCCTTCTGTCCCTCTGGAGTGAGAGTCGCCAAGTGAGCGAGCCACTGCACCGGCGCCGCCAACTGCTCACAACACAGCGCGTAGATGTTGGACCGGCCCTCGGCCCGCACACTGATCAGCTGCGCTTGCCGCAAGGCTGCCACATGGTGACTCACCAGCGCCTGGCTCAACCCGGTGGCCTCCTGCAACTTCTTGTTCGAGCACGCCCCCGCCGCAAGCGTCAGCACGATCATCAGTCTGTTCTCGTCTGACAAAGGCTTCAACAACGGAGCAAGCATCCGCGCGTGATCCCGCGCCGACAGGTCCGTGCGCGGCAGGGCAACATCCAGTGAAACTGTCATACCCACACTATAGACAAGCGTGGCCTTCTGTCACAAGTGGCGACTTGTCTATCGATCAACGTGTCCGGTCAGTACAACTAGGTGGCGGGAACGACAGGAGCAGATCGAACTTTCGATCGCGCGTGAGGAAGCAGTTCGATTGGCGCGCCGCGTTCTCGAAGTGACCGCTCAGCTGGCTGCGAACCAGAAGCGCATGACGGAGCTGATCCAGCAAAGCCCCGCGGCGCCGCTGTTGGAGATGGTGGGCGCCGGGGCTGTCACAGTCGCCACTGTCCTGGCGGCGTGGTCGCATCCAGGAAGGGTTCGCAGCGAGGCTGCCTTCGCCTCACTGGCAGGAGTGAACCCGTTACCAGCTTCAAGCGGTAACACTGTCCGGCACAGGCTCAACCGGGGCGGTGATAGGCGCCTTAACCGAGCCTTGCACACCATCACCATGACCCGGATGGTCCATGACCCCGGAACGCGGGACTACGTCGCCAAACGCACCGAAGAAGGCCGCAGCTACCGCGAAATCCGCAGATCCCTCAAGCGCTACATCGCTCGAACGCTCTACCGCCAGCTCAACGTCCTTTATGCCACCGCGGAACCGGCCCGATGTCACGTTGCCGGGGGTTCAGGTGGTGTCCGGTAAAGGGTGCATTTCCCCCGACTTGTCCGCGCTGGGTGGAGCGACCGGCGTTGACTTGTCCCACGACGGTGGCTTGATTAGAAGCTTGCCCAGCCCCTGCGGTTGTGGCTCCTCCTGAAGGGGCATCAAGTGACTCCGCGTTGCGAACCGGGCACCTTCGTACGGCGGAGGCAGCCCAGCACATCAGCAATAGGGCAACCAGCAGCAGGCCGGCATCGCCAAGGTCCACGCTGCCAAGCCAGCTCGTGACCGGGTCCTCCAGCCGGAAGGCGGTGTTGAGGAGTCCACCCAACGTCATGGTCGCTATGAAGAGTGCGGAGAGCGCGGAGATTCCGGTGACTGCGGCGTTGAACCCGAGCCTCCGGAGGGGGTCCTCGAGGGCCGAACGGTACATCCGCATCATTGCCACCCCGTTGAGCGAATCGCACAGCGTCATCGCGGCGGTGAAAGCAAGGGGCAGCGCGATCAGGGTGGGCGCCGAAACGCCTGAGAGCGACGCCGCCGTCGTCAAGACCAGCAGACCGATGGTGGTGGCAGTGTCAAAACCCAGGCCGAACAGGAATCCGATCACGTAGATGTTCCGAGGCCGCCGGACGCGGGCTAGCGGTTTGGCCAGGAGCAGGGCCATGAATCCCTTTGCTTCAAGGTCGGCCGCGTCGATGCGGCCACCCATCCGCGCGCGGCGGTAGGCCCCGGCGGCCCGGATGAACGCGGAGCCGTTAAACAGCCCCATCATCAGGAGGAACAGCCCAGAGACCCCGCTGCCAATCACACCGAGCACCAGATTCCCCGCAGAGCCATCCTCCATGAGATGGCCCGCCATCGTGGCACCTGCCACCACCAGGACGCCGGCCAGGACTACCACTGAGCTGTGTCCCAGGCTGAAAGCGAACCCAACGCTGACCGGGTCCTGATGCTGGGCGACGAATTTGCGCGTGGAGTTGTCGATGGCCGCGAGGTGGTCCCAATCGTAGCTGTGCTTCACTCCTGCCAGGTAGGCGGTCAACAGCAGGCCCAGTGCCAAGGGCTGCCCGCCGCCTGCGGTTCCGATGGCCAAGAGGACGACGGCGGCCAGATGCAGGGCGGCCACCGCGCCGAAGATGAAAAGCAGCCGCGTCCGAAGCGGCAGGGTGCCCCGTCCCCGGTACAGCTCCGCGAACCGGGTCAGGCCGGTCATTCAGTACTTCCTCAGGTTCAAGGGCGCCTGCCCGTGCCAGCGGTCCCGGAGCATGGCCGTGCATGAGCCCAGCAGGCCGTTAAGCTCCTCCGTATTGTGGGAGAGTGCACGCAGCACCAGACCGGTGGTACCCGCTGCGGTTCGGGTGAGCGAAATGCCGCAGTGGGCGTCGCGCCCGGCGGCAAGGGTATGGAGTTCATCGGCGATCACCTGGTTCACCCGGGCATCCACAACCACCAGCGAGCCCAAGTGGCTGAAGCCCTCCATGTAGCCCAGGCCGGTGACATCATCCAGCGGCGGACGGATGAGCAGGTTGTCCAGCGCCAGCAGGTGGCTTCCGTGATCAGTTTCGACGCGGATTTCGGTTCGCAGCCGCACTTCCTCATACCGGAAAGCCGAACCGTCCGGCGACCAGCCGGGAGTGACCACCTCCGCCATGACCAGGGACGATGACGGCCGCAGTGTGATGGAGGTCCGTTGCCGGTATGTGGCCTCCCGGTAGGCGATGAGCTGGTCCGGCATGAGCTCAAGCCGAGACCGTTCCCCCAGCCGCAGGTCCATCCGCTGCTCCGCATGGGACCCGGGAGTCCGGTATACCTTCGTGGCGGACTGCGTTGTGAGCAGGAGGTCAGACCCTTCCCCGACTTCAATGTCCAGGACCAAAAGGTCTGCCCCGAGATATGCCCCCCCGGGATTGACCACGACATAACAAACCTGCCCGGAGCCATCAAGGTAATGCGGGCGAAGGACACGAAGCGACCCCTCGTGAAACTGATACGAGGCAACAGACCTGCCGCCCCGCACACTAATGCCAAGCTCAAGCCGGCCCATTGGAGATGTATCTGGTGAAGCCGCGGGTGATGCCACCGCCGTCGTACTCATGTCGCCAAATCGAGCATCAGGACATCGTGCCGGATCCAGTCGATGACTTTCTCCAGCCCTTCGTCCGTCTTGAGATTGGTGAAGCAGAACGGTTTGTTGCCGCGGAATTCTTTGGAGTCCCGTTCCATAACTGCCAGGTCCGCCCCGACGTGGGGGGCGAGGTCGGTCTTGTTGATGATGAAGAGGTCCGATTTGATCATGCCCTGCCCGGCCTTGCGGGGGATTTTTTCACCCTGGGCCACGTCGATGATGTAGATCGAGAAGTCCACCAGTTCCGGGCTGAAGGTAGCCGAAAGGTTGTCGCCGCCGGATTCGACGAAGATGACCTGCAGGTCGGGGTGCCGTGCCTTGAGTTCCTCGATGGCGGCGGTGTTCATGGAGGTGTCTTCGCGGATGGCGGTATGCGGGCAGCCGCCGGTTTCGACGCCGATGATCCGGTCCACGGGCAGGATGCCGTTGGCGGCGAGGATCTTGGCGTCTTCGATGGTGTAGATGTCGTTGGTGATCGCGGCCATGGAAATCCCGCGGCTCATGTGTCGGGTGAGCCGCTCCACGAGCTGCGTTTTGCCGGCGCCCACCGGGCCGCCGATGCCGATTTTAATGGGTTCAGTCATGGTGTCCTCCGTTGAAGTCAAAAACACAGTTAGCTCATGAACATCCGGGCACGTTGCCGTTCGTGCCGCATTTGCGAAATTTCCAGTCCGGGGCTGACTGCCCCGAAGTCTTCCGGGGTGAGGTGGGCGATCCGCCCGGCCGCGGCAGCTACGCCGTCGGCCGCATTCCGCAGCAACCGCTGGCCGGCGTTTTGGCCGAGCGGGATGGCCCGCACCCCGTTCTGCGTCAGTGAGGTGACGGCAGCGAAGAGGTACGCCATTACCGCCTCGGCGGCCGGGACGCCCAGGGAACGGGCGACGACGGCGAACGCCAGCGGCTGGTGCCCGTCGGCCCGGCCCGCAGTCACCAGATCCCGGTACAGTTCCAGCGCGGGGGAAGGAAACGCCTCGACCCCGATCTCCAGAAGCCGTGCCCCCATCTTTACACTGGCCTCCCGCACCTGCCGTGGCAACAGCGAAGCAGACAACAGGGCATCGAGTTCAAGAACCTCCCACCCCTCATAAAGGAACCGGATGGCGAGCCCATCGGCATACGTTAGCGGCTGGGCGATGAAGGCCGACAACCAGCGCCCAAAAGACTCCTCGTCCATGACCATCCCTGCATCGATGTACGTTTCGAAGCCAAGAGAGTGCGCAAAAGCTCCGGTAGGAAGCGCAGAGTCAGTGAGCTGCTGCAGCGCCAGCTGGTAGTTAGTGGCTGTGT contains:
- a CDS encoding transglycosylase SLT domain-containing protein, with protein sequence VLVLTAGTDANGQPLNGCSPTSQARPGIPEQYRDAINVAAKTSGLPAELLAAQIKAESNWDPTATSPVGARGLAQFMPATWAQYGQGKDILDGNAAIDAQGRYMKDLLDAVSSIATSDKERIDLALAAYNAGIGNVQAAGGIPPFPETIAYVKRINASAQLDYSADCTPLGGSTIGELGSGQWTHPLSGAQLTSTFGFRGCIGGLSCIGDIANHRGVDFSTGGGGTVVAPADMRITVAEAGQGWKSGYGTYIIGRQTEEPGLIFEFHHCVDGSLKVAPGDTVAVGTPLCVEGNTGNSAGAHLHFQIGDPKASDTEPTRLNAIDPLPILRQKGIIQ
- a CDS encoding ParA family protein, translating into MPTGLERVIAVVNGKGGVGKTTITANLGGMLAASGYKVLLIDMDPQGNLAEELGYTNEEINDDGLGLAQTLVFGAEPSRATAVRENLDVLIGGSHLDMAAAGLTTKTNKDPDGAKRSLSTPLQSIAHEYDMIIIDCPPGQETLQQAALTASRWALIPVKTDASSRKGLRDVARRLEAVIPINPDIDLLGIVLFGVNRSAKRVSETAREGIKAELGDEAPIFETTIRHAEAAAQESRERGLLAFELEEAVLAAPKWYEVLRGSANDSAGPRSKSAVGVASDFQALGEEIIQRIVETENQTTNTTAAGE
- a CDS encoding IS481 family transposase gives rise to the protein MSHANAALTPRHRLKVAQLVVDHGWPISEVAARFQVSWPTVKRWADRYRAGQSMQDRSSRPHRSPNKTSPTTAKRCIQLRLRLREGPVQLAYRIGVAPSTVHRILVDVHLNRLSHVDRATGEPVRRYEHDHPGAMLHVDVKKLGNIPDGGGWRYVGRRQGEKNRAATPDKPKNKHYDPLMGKAYVHTVIDDHSRVAYAEIHDDETAHTATAVLARAVKWFNARGVTVERVLSDNGGAYRSHLWRDTCAELGIRHKRTRPYRPQTNGKIERFHRTLADGWAYARCYTSETERRGELDGWLHYYNHHRPHTACSNQPPFSRLTNVSGQYT
- a CDS encoding permease; this translates as MIHAVQTFGLILVELLVLFSLISVLVALVNRRFGPDRIQSWMADGRLPGPLKGLLLGAITPFCSCSTLPVLAGMLKSGVAFRTSMTFLISSPLLDPIIVAGVVLLFDWRIALVYTVVTAAWSLLAPLVWERLGMASQLKRVKVVGDDSTPHPWAGLRNEIRPALGEAWADLRPLLVPMVLGVSVGAFIYGFVPQDQLAAVAGDDKPWAVPLAAVLGVPLYVRIETMLPIGLALSSTGMGLGAVFALMIGGAGASIPEISMLTTLFKPRLVVTFVVTVIGTAIAAGYLIPLIA
- a CDS encoding ArsR/SmtB family transcription factor, translating into MTVSLDVALPRTDLSARDHARMLAPLLKPLSDENRLMIVLTLAAGACSNKKLQEATGLSQALVSHHVAALRQAQLISVRAEGRSNIYALCCEQLAAPVQWLAHLATLTPEGQKACCTAPAGEGQASTEGAAR
- a CDS encoding urease accessory protein UreD, with amino-acid sequence MSTTAVASPAASPDTSPMGRLELGISVRGGRSVASYQFHEGSLRVLRPHYLDGSGQVCYVVVNPGGAYLGADLLVLDIEVGEGSDLLLTTQSATKVYRTPGSHAEQRMDLRLGERSRLELMPDQLIAYREATYRQRTSITLRPSSSLVMAEVVTPGWSPDGSAFRYEEVRLRTEIRVETDHGSHLLALDNLLIRPPLDDVTGLGYMEGFSHLGSLVVVDARVNQVIADELHTLAAGRDAHCGISLTRTAAGTTGLVLRALSHNTEELNGLLGSCTAMLRDRWHGQAPLNLRKY
- the ureG gene encoding urease accessory protein UreG, with amino-acid sequence MTEPIKIGIGGPVGAGKTQLVERLTRHMSRGISMAAITNDIYTIEDAKILAANGILPVDRIIGVETGGCPHTAIREDTSMNTAAIEELKARHPDLQVIFVESGGDNLSATFSPELVDFSIYIIDVAQGEKIPRKAGQGMIKSDLFIINKTDLAPHVGADLAVMERDSKEFRGNKPFCFTNLKTDEGLEKVIDWIRHDVLMLDLAT